A window from Micromonospora terminaliae encodes these proteins:
- a CDS encoding uroporphyrinogen-III synthase: protein MTRTRKPVGRIAFVGAGPGDPGLLTRRALDALVDADQVVYDRGVPESLLEHVRAQARSDAEFSPAEGVPGDVAKVLISAARSGQNAVHLVAGDPFGHDSVVKEVQAVARTAAHFEVVPGVGQAEGVATYAGVPLPGVRTAADVEDVTTLDFDALAAAVARGSLAVAVDAGDLAAIRDGLLAAGVDGATPVAVTGDGTGETQYTTTSTVDSFVAAALGFTGRVVLTVGAGVSDRDKLSWWENRPLYGWKVLVPRTKEQAGAMSARLRAYGAIPCEVPTIAVEPPRTPAQMERAVKGLVDGRYAWVIFTSVNAVRAVWEKFAEHGLDARHFGGVKIACIGEATAEAVRAFGIQPELIPSGEQSSEGLLAEFSPHDEILDPVGRVLLPRADIATETLAAGLTERGWEVDDVTAYRTVRAAPPPAEIRDAIKSGGFDAVLFTSSSTVRNLVGIAGKPHARTVVAVIGPKTAETATEFGLRVDVQPPHASVPDLVEALAAYAVELREKLAAMPAKQRRGSKVQGPTALRFR, encoded by the coding sequence ATGACCCGCACCCGTAAGCCCGTAGGCCGGATCGCGTTCGTCGGGGCCGGCCCCGGCGACCCGGGCCTGCTGACCCGCCGGGCGCTGGACGCCCTGGTCGACGCCGACCAGGTGGTGTACGACCGGGGAGTCCCCGAGTCGCTGCTGGAGCACGTCCGCGCCCAGGCCAGGTCCGACGCCGAGTTCAGCCCCGCCGAGGGTGTGCCGGGGGACGTGGCGAAGGTGCTGATCTCCGCGGCCCGGTCCGGCCAGAACGCCGTGCACCTGGTCGCCGGTGACCCGTTCGGCCACGACTCGGTGGTCAAGGAGGTGCAGGCGGTCGCGCGTACCGCCGCGCACTTCGAGGTGGTGCCGGGCGTCGGCCAGGCCGAGGGCGTGGCCACCTACGCCGGCGTGCCGCTGCCGGGGGTACGCACCGCCGCCGACGTCGAGGACGTCACCACGCTGGACTTCGACGCGCTGGCCGCGGCCGTGGCCCGGGGCTCCCTGGCCGTCGCGGTGGACGCCGGTGACCTGGCCGCCATCCGGGACGGCCTGCTGGCCGCCGGCGTGGACGGCGCCACCCCCGTCGCGGTGACCGGCGACGGCACGGGCGAGACGCAGTACACCACCACGTCGACCGTGGACTCCTTCGTCGCGGCGGCGCTCGGCTTCACCGGCCGGGTCGTGCTCACCGTGGGCGCGGGCGTCTCCGACCGCGACAAGCTGAGCTGGTGGGAGAACCGGCCGCTGTACGGCTGGAAGGTGCTCGTACCCCGGACCAAGGAGCAGGCCGGCGCCATGAGCGCGCGGCTGCGGGCGTACGGGGCGATCCCGTGCGAGGTGCCGACCATCGCGGTCGAGCCGCCGCGCACCCCCGCCCAGATGGAGCGGGCGGTCAAGGGCCTGGTCGACGGCCGGTACGCCTGGGTGATCTTCACCTCGGTGAACGCGGTCCGGGCGGTCTGGGAGAAGTTCGCCGAGCACGGCCTGGACGCCCGCCACTTCGGCGGCGTCAAGATCGCCTGCATCGGCGAGGCCACCGCCGAGGCGGTCCGCGCCTTCGGCATCCAGCCGGAGCTGATCCCCTCCGGGGAGCAGTCCTCCGAGGGCCTGCTGGCCGAGTTCTCGCCGCACGACGAGATCCTCGACCCGGTCGGCCGGGTGCTGCTGCCGCGCGCCGACATCGCCACCGAGACCCTGGCCGCCGGGCTCACCGAGCGGGGCTGGGAGGTCGACGACGTGACCGCGTACCGGACCGTCCGGGCCGCGCCGCCGCCCGCCGAGATCCGCGACGCCATCAAGTCGGGCGGGTTCGACGCGGTCCTCTTCACGTCGTCCTCGACCGTCCGGAACCTGGTCGGGATCGCCGGGAAGCCGCACGCGCGTACCGTTGTTGCGGTTATCGGGCCCAAGACGGCGGAGACCGCTACGGAGTTCGGCCTGCGGGTCGACGTGCAGCCGCCGCACGCCTCGGTGCCCGACCTGGTGGAGGCGCTCGCCGCCTACGCCGTCGAGCTGCGCGAGAAGCTCGCCGCCATGCCGGCCAAGCAGCGCCGGGGCTCGAAGGTGCAGGGCCCGACCGCCCTGAGGTTCCGCTGA
- the hemC gene encoding hydroxymethylbilane synthase: MTAPLRLGTRGSALAMAQSGHVAEALTAATGRPVELVEVVTAGDRSTAPVHRLGVGVFVSALRDALTAREIDFAVHSYKDLPTAGAPGLHIAAVPVRQDPRDALVARDGRTLAELPPGARVGTGALRRIAQLHALGMQLEVTPIRGNVDTRLGRVLGPDADLDAVVLARAGLARLGRTDVITETLDPMLMLPAPAQGALAVECRIDDQDLVELLGVLDHAPSRAAVVAERALLATLEAGCSAPVAAYGELAEGDAGEEIYLRGAVISPDGTRDLRLSRTGTPADAAEIGKALAAELLELGADSILGQEGHAGPGTQQFGSTE; encoded by the coding sequence ATGACCGCCCCCCTGCGCCTCGGCACCCGGGGCAGCGCCCTCGCGATGGCCCAGTCCGGCCACGTCGCCGAGGCGCTCACCGCGGCCACCGGCCGCCCGGTCGAGCTGGTCGAGGTGGTGACCGCCGGCGACCGTTCGACGGCCCCGGTGCACCGGCTCGGCGTCGGCGTCTTCGTCTCCGCGCTGCGCGACGCGCTGACCGCCCGCGAGATCGACTTCGCGGTCCACTCGTACAAGGACCTCCCCACGGCGGGGGCGCCCGGCCTGCACATCGCGGCCGTGCCGGTCCGGCAGGACCCGCGGGACGCGCTGGTCGCCAGGGACGGCCGCACCCTCGCCGAGCTGCCGCCCGGCGCGCGGGTCGGCACGGGCGCGCTGCGCCGCATCGCCCAGCTGCACGCCCTCGGCATGCAGCTGGAGGTCACCCCGATCCGGGGCAACGTCGACACCCGCCTCGGCCGGGTGCTCGGCCCCGACGCCGACCTCGACGCGGTCGTGCTGGCCCGGGCCGGGCTCGCGCGCCTCGGCCGGACGGACGTGATCACCGAGACGCTCGATCCGATGCTGATGCTGCCCGCGCCCGCCCAGGGCGCGCTGGCCGTGGAGTGCCGGATCGACGATCAGGACCTGGTCGAGCTGCTCGGCGTGCTCGACCACGCACCGTCCCGTGCCGCGGTCGTCGCGGAGCGGGCACTGCTGGCCACCCTGGAGGCCGGGTGCAGCGCACCCGTCGCCGCCTACGGCGAACTCGCCGAGGGTGACGCCGGTGAAGAGATCTACCTGCGCGGGGCGGTGATCAGCCCGGACGGCACCCGTGACCTCCGGCTGTCCCGCACCGGAACGCCCGCCGACGCGGCGGAGATCGGCAAGGCACTCGCCGCCGAACTCCTCGAACTCGGCGCCGACTCGATCCTCGGCCAAGAAGGACACGCCGGCCCGGGGACCCAGCAATTTGGGAGCACAGAATGA
- a CDS encoding glutamyl-tRNA reductase codes for MKLLVVGASYRTAPVATLEQLAVPPADLTRTLDRLVAQPYVAEAVLVSTCNRVEVYAAVTGFHGGLGDICAVLAEQAGAPPAALATHLYVHYDAAAVDHVFRVATGLDSMVVGEAQILGQLRDAYHSASGADSAGRLLHELMQQALRVGKRAHAETNIDRAGQSVVTAALDLAAGLLDGDLTGRPAMVVGAGAMGSLGVATLSRLGAGPLTVTNRGAERAVRLAESYGATAVPMAGLVDALATVDIVVAATAATEAVLTRDVVTRALVRRDAARGPLVLLDLAVPRDVEEGVAELPGVEVIDIDRMAAILADGPAAADAAEVTRIVAGEVEAFLSWLRGSDVAPTVAALRVRADDVVTAELRRLAQRRPDLTDDQRAEVARTVHRVVQRLLHQPTVRVRQLAAEPGGDQYAALLRELFDLEVPQTSAVDTVPDVVEAEIALPADITPPTGGAR; via the coding sequence GTGAAACTGCTCGTCGTCGGCGCGTCCTACCGCACCGCCCCGGTCGCCACGCTGGAGCAGCTGGCGGTCCCGCCCGCGGATCTCACCCGCACCCTGGACCGCCTGGTCGCCCAGCCGTACGTCGCCGAGGCCGTGCTCGTCTCCACCTGCAACCGCGTCGAGGTGTACGCCGCCGTCACCGGCTTCCACGGCGGCCTCGGCGACATCTGCGCGGTCCTGGCCGAGCAGGCCGGTGCCCCGCCGGCGGCGCTCGCCACCCACCTCTACGTGCACTACGACGCCGCCGCCGTCGACCACGTCTTCCGGGTCGCCACCGGGCTGGACTCGATGGTGGTCGGCGAGGCGCAGATCCTCGGCCAGCTCCGCGACGCCTACCACTCGGCCAGCGGCGCCGACTCGGCCGGCCGGCTCCTGCACGAGCTGATGCAGCAGGCCCTGCGGGTCGGCAAGCGCGCGCACGCCGAGACCAACATCGACCGGGCCGGGCAGAGCGTGGTCACCGCCGCCCTCGACCTGGCCGCCGGCCTGCTCGACGGCGACCTCACCGGCCGGCCCGCCATGGTGGTCGGCGCGGGGGCGATGGGTTCGCTGGGCGTGGCCACCCTCTCCCGGCTGGGCGCCGGCCCGCTCACCGTCACCAACCGGGGCGCCGAGCGAGCCGTCCGGCTGGCCGAGTCCTACGGCGCCACCGCCGTGCCGATGGCCGGACTGGTCGACGCCCTCGCCACAGTGGACATCGTGGTGGCCGCCACCGCCGCCACCGAAGCGGTGCTCACCCGCGACGTGGTGACCCGGGCGCTGGTCCGCCGCGACGCCGCCCGCGGCCCGCTGGTCCTGCTCGACCTGGCCGTCCCGCGCGACGTCGAGGAGGGCGTCGCCGAGCTGCCCGGCGTCGAGGTGATCGACATCGACCGGATGGCGGCGATCCTCGCCGACGGCCCGGCCGCCGCCGACGCCGCCGAGGTGACCCGGATCGTGGCCGGCGAGGTCGAGGCGTTCCTGAGCTGGCTGCGTGGCAGCGACGTCGCCCCCACCGTGGCGGCCCTGCGCGTGCGCGCCGACGACGTGGTGACCGCCGAGCTGCGCCGGCTGGCCCAGCGCCGCCCGGACCTCACCGACGACCAGCGCGCCGAGGTCGCCCGCACCGTGCACCGGGTCGTGCAGCGGCTGCTGCACCAGCCCACCGTCCGCGTCCGCCAGCTCGCGGCGGAGCCCGGCGGCGACCAGTACGCCGCCCTGCTGCGCGAGCTGTTCGACCTCGAGGTGCCGCAGACCTCCGCGGTCGACACCGTTCCCGACGTGGTGGAAGCCGAGATCGCCCTGCCGGCCGACATCACCCCGCCCACCGGAGGTGCGCGATGA
- a CDS encoding redox-sensing transcriptional repressor Rex: MSQHRHPGAPGRAGAVPALPDLPEATVARLPEYLRALHALADTGHETVSSEGLASAAGVNSAKLRKDLSHLGSYGTRGVGYDVTLLIEQIESVLGLTQCRSVALVGVGNLGHALAGYDGFASRGFRIAALLDADPSRVGEEINGLVVRHVDDLPRVAVEESISIGVIATPAPAAQAVADQLVAVGVTSILNFAPCVLSVPEGVDVRKVDLAIELQILSFHEHRKASLTALPGGLAATDTQEAIGT; encoded by the coding sequence ATGAGTCAGCACCGTCACCCAGGCGCGCCCGGCCGCGCCGGTGCCGTACCGGCGCTCCCGGACCTGCCCGAGGCGACCGTCGCGCGGCTCCCGGAATACCTCCGCGCCCTGCACGCGCTCGCCGACACCGGCCACGAGACGGTCTCCAGCGAGGGGCTGGCCAGCGCCGCCGGGGTCAACTCGGCGAAGCTCCGCAAGGACCTCTCCCACCTCGGCTCGTACGGCACCCGCGGCGTCGGCTACGACGTCACGCTGCTGATCGAGCAGATCGAGTCGGTGCTCGGGCTCACCCAGTGCCGCTCCGTCGCGCTGGTCGGCGTGGGTAACCTCGGTCACGCCCTGGCCGGCTACGACGGCTTCGCCAGCCGCGGCTTCCGGATCGCCGCGCTCCTCGACGCCGACCCGTCCCGCGTCGGCGAGGAGATCAACGGCCTGGTCGTCCGGCACGTCGACGACCTGCCCCGGGTCGCCGTCGAGGAGTCGATCTCGATCGGCGTGATCGCCACCCCCGCGCCGGCCGCCCAGGCGGTCGCGGATCAGCTCGTCGCCGTCGGCGTGACGAGCATCCTCAACTTCGCGCCGTGCGTACTCTCGGTTCCGGAGGGGGTCGACGTGCGCAAGGTCGACCTCGCGATCGAACTGCAGATCCTGTCCTTCCACGAGCACCGCAAGGCGTCGCTGACCGCGCTTCCCGGCGGGCTCGCCGCCACCGACACCCAGGAGGCGATCGGCACGTGA
- a CDS encoding sensor histidine kinase produces MTAVPLATAPTPTTPVRGLVRQLLRDSGYVLFSLPLALVGFVLAVAGISLTAGLLVTTLGLPVLAGTLYAARGLADLERLRLPAVLRQPRVRPVYLAPERGAGFWRRVLTPMRDPQSWLDLLHAFVRLLATLPTFVVVVVWWALAVTGTLYGAYDWAIPRGPGDQDLSQLLGMGDGAGARIALNTAIGVFALFTLPLVARACAKIQAALAYSLLTGVAEMRQRITTLEEQKRAAASAEASALRRLERDIHDGPQQRLVRLAMDLSRARQQLAADPEAARRTLDEAVSQTRETLDELRALSRGIAPPILVDRGLPSALAALAARALVPTELVVDDELGTAAGRLDPALESTAYFVVAEALTNVAKHSRAAACRVEVTRKVGRLEITVVDDGIGGAHLAKGHGLSGIADRVRAAGGTLEVASPTGGPTRIHAELPR; encoded by the coding sequence ATGACCGCCGTTCCGCTGGCCACCGCGCCAACCCCCACCACACCCGTCCGGGGTCTCGTCCGCCAACTCCTGCGCGACTCCGGCTACGTGCTCTTCAGCCTCCCGCTGGCGCTGGTCGGCTTCGTGCTGGCCGTGGCGGGTATCTCGCTCACCGCCGGCCTGCTGGTCACCACGCTCGGCCTGCCGGTCCTCGCCGGCACCCTGTACGCGGCCCGGGGGCTGGCCGACCTGGAGCGGCTGCGGCTGCCCGCCGTGCTGCGCCAGCCCCGGGTCCGCCCGGTCTACCTGGCGCCCGAGCGGGGCGCGGGCTTCTGGCGGCGGGTCCTCACCCCGATGCGCGACCCGCAGTCCTGGCTCGACCTGCTGCACGCCTTCGTCCGGCTGCTGGCGACCCTGCCCACGTTCGTGGTGGTGGTGGTCTGGTGGGCGCTGGCCGTGACCGGCACCCTCTACGGCGCGTACGACTGGGCCATCCCGCGGGGCCCCGGCGACCAGGACCTCAGCCAGCTCCTCGGGATGGGGGACGGTGCCGGGGCGCGGATCGCCCTGAACACCGCGATCGGGGTGTTCGCCCTGTTCACCCTGCCCCTGGTGGCCCGCGCGTGCGCCAAGATCCAGGCCGCGCTGGCGTACTCGCTGCTCACCGGGGTGGCCGAGATGCGGCAGCGGATCACCACGCTGGAGGAGCAGAAGCGGGCCGCCGCGTCCGCCGAGGCGTCCGCCCTGCGCCGCCTGGAACGGGACATCCACGACGGCCCGCAGCAGCGCCTCGTCCGGCTCGCCATGGACCTGAGCCGAGCCCGCCAGCAGCTCGCCGCCGACCCCGAGGCGGCCCGGCGGACCCTGGACGAGGCGGTCAGCCAGACCCGGGAGACCCTCGACGAGCTGCGGGCCCTCTCCCGGGGGATCGCCCCGCCGATCCTGGTCGACCGGGGGCTGCCCAGCGCGCTGGCCGCGCTCGCCGCCCGCGCCCTGGTCCCCACCGAGCTGGTGGTCGACGACGAGCTGGGCACCGCGGCCGGGCGGCTCGACCCGGCGCTGGAGAGCACCGCGTACTTCGTGGTGGCCGAGGCGCTGACGAACGTCGCCAAGCACAGCCGGGCCGCCGCCTGCCGGGTCGAGGTGACCCGGAAGGTCGGCCGGCTGGAGATCACCGTGGTGGACGACGGGATCGGCGGCGCCCACCTGGCCAAGGGGCACGGGCTCAGCGGCATCGCCGACCGGGTCCGGGCCGCCGGCGGGACCCTGGAGGTGGCCAGCCCGACCGGCGGGCCGACCCGGATCCACGCGGAACTCCCCCGGTGA
- a CDS encoding response regulator, whose protein sequence is MRVVIADDAVLLREGLVRLLTESGHEVVAAVGDGDALVEAVVTHRPDISVVDVRMPPSHTDEGLRAAVEARRRVPRTPVLVLSQYVEVSYADDLLATTGGGAGGGGIGYLLKDRVAAIDEFLDALARVAAGGTVLDPEVISQLLVRRRRNDPLAELTPREREVLALMAEGRSNTAIARALVVSDGAVEKHVRNIFTKLDLPPDATNHHRRVLAVLTHLRA, encoded by the coding sequence ATGCGGGTGGTGATCGCGGACGACGCCGTGCTGCTCCGGGAGGGGCTGGTCCGGCTGCTGACCGAGTCGGGACACGAGGTGGTGGCCGCCGTCGGTGACGGAGACGCCCTGGTCGAGGCGGTGGTGACGCACCGGCCGGATATCTCGGTGGTGGACGTGCGGATGCCGCCGTCGCACACCGACGAGGGGCTGCGGGCGGCCGTGGAGGCCCGCCGGCGGGTGCCCCGTACGCCGGTCCTGGTGCTCTCCCAGTACGTCGAGGTGTCGTACGCCGACGACCTGCTCGCCACCACCGGCGGCGGGGCCGGCGGTGGCGGGATCGGCTACCTGCTCAAGGACCGGGTGGCCGCGATCGACGAGTTCCTGGACGCGCTGGCCCGGGTGGCGGCCGGCGGCACGGTGCTGGACCCGGAGGTGATCAGCCAGCTCCTGGTGCGGCGCCGCCGCAACGACCCGCTGGCCGAGCTGACCCCGCGCGAGCGCGAGGTGCTCGCCCTCATGGCCGAGGGCCGCTCCAACACCGCGATCGCCCGCGCCCTGGTGGTCAGCGACGGCGCCGTCGAGAAGCACGTCCGCAACATCTTCACGAAGCTGGACCTGCCCCCGGACGCCACGAACCACCACCGCCGGGTCCTCGCGGTCCTCACCCACCTGCGCGCCTGA
- a CDS encoding HAD family hydrolase has translation MTAARHHLVWDWNGTLLDDLDLVVRATNVAFASAGGPAVTADEHRVRFRRPIADYYAEMLGQAIDAEAFGRLDRIFHEAYRAGLTSCALAADATAAIAAWPGSQSLLSMWFHDELVPTVHTYGLTPHFTRVDGLRAAVGGGPKAEWLEKHLAELGLDGRQVVLIGDSLDDADAALSVGARCVLYTGGLSDPARLRTSGHPVADTLAEAVTLAQTF, from the coding sequence ATGACCGCTGCGCGCCACCACCTCGTGTGGGACTGGAACGGAACCCTCCTCGACGACCTCGACCTGGTGGTGCGGGCCACCAACGTCGCCTTCGCCAGCGCCGGCGGTCCGGCGGTCACCGCCGACGAGCACCGCGTCCGGTTCCGCCGCCCGATCGCCGACTACTACGCCGAGATGCTCGGCCAGGCGATCGACGCCGAGGCGTTCGGCCGGCTCGACCGGATCTTCCACGAGGCGTACCGGGCCGGGCTGACCAGTTGCGCGCTGGCCGCCGACGCCACCGCTGCGATCGCCGCCTGGCCGGGCAGCCAGTCCCTGCTGTCCATGTGGTTCCACGACGAGCTGGTCCCCACGGTGCACACGTACGGGCTGACCCCGCACTTCACCCGCGTGGACGGGCTGCGCGCCGCGGTCGGCGGCGGCCCCAAGGCGGAGTGGCTGGAGAAGCACCTCGCCGAGCTGGGCCTCGACGGCCGGCAGGTGGTGCTCATCGGCGACTCCCTGGACGACGCCGACGCCGCCCTCTCCGTGGGCGCCCGCTGCGTCCTCTACACCGGCGGTCTCTCCGACCCGGCCCGGCTGCGCACCTCGGGCCACCCGGTGGCCGACACCCTCGCCGAGGCGGTCACCCTCGCGCAGACGTTCTGA
- a CDS encoding glutaredoxin family protein codes for MSSDARLTLITRPDCHLCEDAKAALDRVVAVTGDRWVEKDVTGDLELERDYGDRLPVVLLDGREHGYWRVEEDRLLRDLTTPQL; via the coding sequence ATGTCCAGTGACGCCCGGCTCACCCTGATCACCCGGCCCGACTGCCACCTCTGCGAGGACGCGAAGGCGGCGCTCGACCGGGTGGTGGCGGTCACCGGGGACCGCTGGGTCGAGAAGGACGTGACGGGCGACCTCGAACTGGAGCGCGACTACGGCGACCGGCTGCCCGTCGTGCTGCTCGACGGCCGGGAGCACGGCTACTGGCGGGTCGAGGAGGACCGGCTGCTGCGGGACCTGACCACCCCGCAGCTCTGA
- a CDS encoding AMP-binding protein, producing MQDAADSSAPNLADRLRRAAAVHGDRPALHWRDRTLTWSALDTAVTATARALAAAAPPSAPDGRPARVAIAFGNTPDFVVTYLAVLRAGLVAVPVNPGFTARELRHVLADSGAALLVAAPEVAARVATGDLPALTAVHTAPPVVTDGDEAAGFPARGGDDLAVLLYTSGTEGRPKGAMLSHRALAANHAQVDRIDPPVVGPDDTVLLALPLFHAYGLNSGLGAVVHHGATGVLVDEPGPTGALDEIARHRVSVLVGVPSMFLAWADAAGARPAALDSVRIAVCGAAPLPPAAGARFTEVTGHPVHVGYGLTETAPVLTSTLVGGEPKPGSIGRPLPGVELRLVGADGAELWRDGVPAAEEDDDELDLADDPAGTDPGQIVVRGDNLFDGYWPDGRGGPDRDGWWATGDVAYADSDGDLFLVDRLGELILVNGFNVYPHEVEQVLQAHPGVAESAVLGVPHPRTGETVGAYVVRAAGSTVTAEELLTHCARNLARFKCPTAVEFVDDLPHSAIGKVRKTELRPAARPVPAPASPTEIRTEVSDVQ from the coding sequence GTGCAGGACGCAGCCGACAGTTCCGCGCCGAACCTCGCCGACCGGCTCCGCCGGGCGGCCGCCGTCCACGGTGACCGTCCCGCGCTGCACTGGCGCGACCGGACGCTGACCTGGTCGGCCCTGGACACCGCGGTCACCGCGACCGCCCGCGCGCTGGCCGCCGCCGCGCCACCGTCCGCCCCGGACGGCCGGCCCGCCCGGGTGGCCATCGCCTTCGGCAACACCCCGGACTTCGTGGTCACCTACCTGGCCGTGCTCCGGGCCGGGCTGGTGGCCGTGCCGGTCAACCCGGGCTTCACGGCCCGCGAGCTGCGGCACGTGCTCGCCGACTCCGGCGCCGCCCTGCTGGTCGCCGCTCCGGAGGTGGCCGCCCGGGTGGCCACCGGCGACCTGCCCGCGCTCACCGCCGTGCACACCGCCCCGCCGGTCGTCACCGACGGTGACGAGGCGGCCGGCTTCCCGGCCCGGGGCGGCGACGACCTCGCCGTCCTGCTCTACACCTCCGGCACCGAGGGCCGGCCCAAGGGCGCCATGCTGTCGCACCGGGCCCTGGCCGCCAACCACGCCCAGGTCGACCGGATCGACCCGCCGGTGGTCGGCCCCGACGACACCGTGCTGCTCGCCCTGCCGCTCTTCCACGCGTACGGGCTGAACTCCGGGCTCGGCGCCGTCGTGCACCACGGCGCGACGGGGGTGCTGGTCGACGAGCCCGGCCCGACCGGGGCGCTGGACGAGATCGCGCGGCACCGGGTCAGCGTGCTGGTGGGCGTACCGTCGATGTTCCTGGCCTGGGCCGACGCGGCGGGTGCGCGGCCCGCGGCGCTGGACTCGGTGCGGATCGCCGTGTGCGGCGCGGCGCCGCTGCCGCCGGCCGCCGGGGCACGCTTCACCGAGGTGACCGGGCACCCGGTGCACGTCGGGTACGGGCTCACCGAGACCGCCCCGGTGCTCACCTCCACCCTGGTCGGGGGCGAGCCGAAGCCCGGCTCGATCGGCCGGCCGCTGCCCGGCGTCGAGCTGCGCCTGGTCGGGGCGGACGGCGCGGAGCTGTGGCGCGACGGGGTGCCCGCCGCCGAGGAGGACGACGACGAGCTGGACCTCGCCGACGACCCGGCCGGCACCGACCCGGGGCAGATCGTGGTGCGCGGCGACAACCTGTTCGACGGCTACTGGCCGGACGGGCGGGGCGGCCCGGACCGGGACGGCTGGTGGGCCACCGGCGACGTGGCGTACGCCGACTCCGACGGCGACCTCTTCCTGGTCGACCGGCTCGGCGAGCTGATCCTGGTCAACGGCTTCAACGTCTACCCGCACGAGGTGGAGCAGGTGCTCCAGGCGCATCCCGGCGTGGCCGAGTCGGCCGTCCTGGGGGTGCCGCACCCGCGGACCGGCGAGACTGTCGGGGCGTACGTGGTGCGGGCGGCCGGCTCGACGGTGACGGCGGAGGAGCTGCTCACCCACTGCGCGCGTAACCTGGCCCGGTTCAAGTGCCCGACCGCCGTCGAGTTCGTCGACGACCTGCCCCACTCGGCGATCGGCAAGGTACGCAAGACCGAGCTCCGTCCGGCGGCGCGCCCGGTGCCCGCGCCCGCGTCGCCGACCGAGATCCGCACGGAGGTATCCGATGTCCAGTGA
- a CDS encoding ECF subfamily RNA polymerase sigma factor, BldN family — MTTFGYADRPAGVTGPTQRTPVNERLEPAPRAAADGMRGLAVRGEGRRVRNRAHHNEAPARPVVPGGNAKPAAGRLGTPSRPTMPAQGRRGEAAANSEPSAAETAVLPAVAAGDTAVLPAVPATAAPATGFPSRPDPSDPATEVWALVERAQAGEAEAFGLIYDRYVDTVFRFVYFRVGNRQLAEDLTSDTFLRALKRIGSFTWQGRDLGAWLVTIARNLVADHFKSGRYRLEVTTGDVLDADREDRGPEGSPEAAVVEHITNVALLTAVKQLNPEQQECIVLRFLQGFSVAETARAMGKNEGAIKALQYRAVRALARLLPDGFQP, encoded by the coding sequence GTGACCACCTTCGGCTACGCGGACCGGCCGGCCGGAGTGACCGGCCCGACCCAGCGAACACCCGTCAACGAGCGCCTGGAGCCCGCTCCACGGGCCGCCGCCGACGGGATGCGCGGTCTCGCCGTCCGGGGCGAGGGGCGGCGCGTCCGCAACCGCGCGCACCACAACGAGGCGCCGGCGCGCCCCGTGGTGCCCGGCGGCAACGCGAAACCGGCCGCCGGGCGGCTCGGCACCCCGTCGCGGCCGACCATGCCGGCCCAGGGCCGGCGCGGCGAGGCCGCCGCCAACAGCGAGCCCTCGGCCGCCGAGACCGCCGTGCTGCCCGCCGTGGCGGCCGGCGACACGGCGGTGCTGCCGGCCGTCCCGGCGACCGCCGCCCCGGCCACCGGCTTCCCCAGCCGCCCCGACCCGTCCGACCCGGCCACCGAGGTCTGGGCGCTGGTCGAGCGGGCGCAGGCCGGCGAGGCCGAGGCCTTCGGCCTGATCTACGACCGGTACGTGGACACCGTCTTCCGGTTCGTCTACTTCCGGGTCGGCAACCGCCAGCTCGCCGAGGACCTCACCTCCGACACGTTCCTCCGGGCGCTCAAGCGGATCGGCAGCTTCACCTGGCAGGGCCGCGACCTCGGTGCCTGGCTGGTCACCATCGCCCGCAACCTGGTCGCCGACCACTTCAAGTCCGGCCGCTACCGGCTGGAGGTGACCACCGGCGACGTGCTCGACGCCGACCGGGAGGACCGTGGGCCCGAGGGCAGCCCGGAGGCCGCGGTGGTGGAGCACATCACCAACGTCGCCCTGCTCACCGCCGTCAAGCAGCTCAACCCCGAGCAGCAGGAGTGCATCGTGCTCCGCTTCCTCCAGGGCTTCTCGGTGGCCGAGACGGCCCGCGCCATGGGCAAGAACGAGGGCGCCATCAAGGCGTTGCAGTACCGGGCCGTCCGCGCCCTGGCCCGACTGCTGCCCGACGGTTTCCAGCCCTGA